From the Lathyrus oleraceus cultivar Zhongwan6 chromosome 4, CAAS_Psat_ZW6_1.0, whole genome shotgun sequence genome, one window contains:
- the LOC127076413 gene encoding ABC transporter C family member 8 isoform X1: MFTTLINNHYSESIQLSSETQTNIEAPKMTYSELRNTIGKISEPLLAQKVETKQTELGHATFLSKLIFSWINSLLSLGYSKPLNLEHIPSLVPEDEANMAYQNFVHAWKSLRTENNTKSLVLWSIVRTFLKENILIAFYGLIRTISVVVSPLILYAFVNYSNRTEADLGKGLSIVGFLIVSKVLDSFSQRHWYFNSKRSGMKMRSALMVAVYQKQLKLSSSARTRHSAGEIVNYIAVDAYRMGEFPWWFHIAWTSALQLVLSVVILFVVVGVGALPGLVPLLICGLLNVPFARSLQSCQSQFMIAQDERLRSTSEILNSMKIIKLQSWEEKFKNLIESLRDKEFKWLSKVQILKASSTFLYWMSPTVISAVVFLGCAVTKSAPLNAETIFTVISTLRNMGEPVKMIPQALSVIIQVKVSFDRLNNFLLDEELNKDDGERNFKQCSVNNAVEIHDGNFIWDRESVSPTLMDVNLEIKWGQKIAVCGPVGAGKSSLLYAILREIPKISGTVNVGGTLAYVSQSAWIQSGTVRDNILFGKPMDKTRYEKAIKACALDKDINDFSHGDLTEIGQRGINMSGGQKQRIQLARAVYNDADIYLLDDPFSAVDAHTAAILFNDCVMTALREKTVILVTHQVEFLSEVDAILVMEGGKVIQSDTYENLLIAGTTFKLLVSAHNDTITELNQVNGIKRGSENEVLYNQSEGEISSIKGPIGAQLTEEEEKVIGNVGWKPFWDYINYSKGKFMMCLIILGQSVFLALQTASTFWLAIAIEIPKVTNDVLIGVYALISLSSVVFVYVRSYITALLGLKASTTFFSSFTAAIFNAPMLFFDSTPVGRILTRASSDLSILDFDLPYSITYVASMTIEILVIICIMVSVTWQILIVVVPAMVASIYIQLYYQATARELIRINGTTKAPVMNFAAETSLGVVTIRAFNMVDNFFQNYLTLVDTDASLFFHSNVAVEWAVLRIEALQNLTAITAALLLILLPQGYVSPGLVGLSLSYALHLTTAQTFWSRWFADMSNYIISVERIKQFIHIPVEPPAILDHNRPPSSWPSKGRIDLQDLEIRYRPNAPLVLKGITCAFKEGSRVGVVGRTGSGKSTLISALFRLVEPSRGDILIDGINICSIGLKDLRTRLSIIPQEPTLFKGSIRTNLDPLGLYSDDEIWKAVEKCQLKETISKLPNLLDSSVSDEGGNWSLGQRQLFCLGRVLLKRNRILVLDEATASIDSATDAILQRVIRQEFAECTVITVAHRVPTVIDSDMVMVLSYGKVVEYDEPSKLMDTNSSFSWLVAEYWSSCRKNSFPNISRQHNE; the protein is encoded by the exons ATGTTCACAACTCTTATTAATAATCACTATTCAGAGTCTATTCAGCTGAGTTCAGAAACACAAACCAATATTGAAGCTCCAAAAATGACTTATTCTGAGTTGAGAAACACAATAG GTAAAATTTCTGAGCCACTGTTAGCTCAAAAAGTtgaaacaaaacaaacagaacTAGGACATGCTACTTTTCTCAGTAAATTGATTTTCTCTTGGATTAATTCTTTACTCAGTTTAGGTTATTCAAAACCACTCAATCTTGAACACATTCCTTCCCTTGTTCCTGAAGATGAGGCTAACATGGCCTATCAAAATTTTGTCCATGCATGGAAATCACTTAGGACTGAGAATAATACAAAGAGTTTGGTTCTTTGGTCTATAGTTAGAACTTTCTTAAAAGAAAACATATTAATAGCGTTTTATGGATTAATCAGAACTATTTCTGTTGTAGTTTCACCTTTAATACTCTATGCTTTTGTTAACTACTCTAATAGAACTGAGGCAGATCTTGGAAAAGGTCTTTCCATAGTTGGTTTTTTGATTGTCTCCAAAGTGTTGGACTCTTTCTCTCAAAGACATTGGTATTTTAACTCAAAGAGGTCAGGTATGAAAATGAGATCAGCTCTCATGGTGGCAGTTTATCAAAAGCAGCTAAAACTTTCTAGCTCGGCGAGAACTAGACACTCCGCCGGCGAGATTGTGAACTATATTGCAGTTGATGCTTATAGAATGGGAGAATTTCCATGGTGGTTTCATATAGCATGGACTTCTGCATTGCAGCTTGTTCTTTCCGTTGTTATTctttttgttgttgttggtgttgGTGCTCTTCCTGGTTTAGTACCTCTTCTTATATGTGGACTTCTCAATGTACCATTTGCAAGGAGCCTGCAAAGTTGTCAGTCACAGTTTATGATTGCACAGGACGAACGTCTAAGATCGACTTCGGAGATTCTAAATAGTATGAAGATCATTAAGTTACAATCATGGGAAGAAAAATTCAAGAACTTAATCGAGTCGCTACGCGATAAAGAGTTCAAATGGTTGTCTAAGGTGCAGATTTTGAAAGCCTCTAGTACATTTCTCTATTGGATGTCTCCTACAGTTATTTCTGCTGTTGTGTTCCTTGGATGTGCTGTTACCAAGAGTGCACCATTGAATGCTGAAACTATTTTCACTGTTATTTCAACATTGAGGAACATGGGAGAGCCTGTTAAAATGATTCCACAGGCTCTATCCGTTATAATTCAAGTTAAGGTTTCGTTTGATCGTCTTAATAACTTTTTGCTTGATGAAGAGCTAAACAAAGATGATGGTGAAAGAAACTTTAAGCAATGTTCGGTTAACAATGCTGTGGAAATTCACGATGGCAACTTCATTTGGGATCGTGAATCTGTATCTCCAACTTTAATGGATGTGAATTTAGAAATCAAATGGGGACAAAAAATAGCAGTTTGTGGACCAGTTGGTGCTGGAAAATCATCACTTTTGTATGCAATACTTAGAGAGATTCCCAAGATTTCAGGAACT GTTAATGTAGGTGGCACTCTTGCTTATGTTTCCCAATCTGCATGGATCCAGAGTGGAACAGTTCGCGATAATATACTCTTTGGCAAGCCAATGGACAAAACAAGATATGAGAAAGCAATCAAAGCATGTGCCTTAGATAAGGATATCAATGATTTTAGCCATGGCGATCTTACAGAAATTGGTCAGAGAGGGATTAACATGAGTGGAGGACAAAAGCAAAGGATTCAACTAGCTAGAGCAGTCTACAATGATGCTGATATCTATCTTCTCGACGATCCTTTCAGTGCAGTTGATGCACATACAGCTGCAATACTATTCAAT GACTGTGTCATGACTGCTTTAAGGGAGAAAACAGTCATTCTAGTTACTCATCAAGTGGAGTTTCTATCCGAAGTTGATGCTATCTTG GTAATGGAGGGTGGAAAAGTTATTCAATCAGACACGTATGAGAATCTCCTGATAGCTGGAACAACCTTTAAGCTACTAGTGAGTGCTCATAATGACACAATTACTGAGTTGAATCAAGTTAATGGAATTAAAAGAGGTTCTGAAAATGAGGTTTTGTATAATCAAAGTGAGGGAGAGATTTCTAGTATCAAGGGTCCGATTGGTGCACAGCTTACAGAAGAGGAAGAAAAAGTGATTGGTAATGTTGGATGGAAGCCATTCTGGGATTATATTAATTATTCCAAAGGGAAATTCATGATGTGTTTGATCATATTAGGACAATCTGTTTTCTTGGCTTTGCAAACTGCATCAACCTTTTGGCTTGCTATAGCCATTGAAATTCCAAAAGTAACAAATGACGTATTGATTGGAGTTTATGCACTAATTTCTCTTTCTAGTGTTGTTTTTGTCTATGTAAGGTCTTACATCACTGCACTTCTTGGATTAAAAGCTTCTACTACTTTCTTCTCAAGCTTCACCGCAGCTATCTTCAATGCTCCAATGTTGTTCTTTGATTCAACTCCTGTAGGAAGGATTTTAACTAGA GCTTCATCCGATTTGAGTATTTTGGACTTTGATTTACCTTATTCCATCACCTATGTAGCATCTATGAcaattgaaattttggtgatAATTTGTATAATGGTTTCAGTCACATGGCAAATTCTCATTGTTGTTGTTCCTGCAATGGTTGCATCAATATACATTCAG CTATATTATCAAGCTACTGCTAGGGAACTAATACGGATCAACGGAACAACCAAAGCTCCAGTCATGAATTTTGCAGCCGAGACATCACTTGGAGTGGTTACTATAAGAGCATTCAACATGGTGGACAATTTTTTCCAAAACTACTTAACACTTGTGGACACAGATGCTTCATTGTTCTTTCATTCGAATGTGGCAGTGGAATGGGCAGTTTTAAGGATTGAAGCACTTCAAAATTTGACTGCCATCACTGCAGCTTTGTTACTTATTCTACTTCCTCAGGGATATGTATCTCCAG GCCTTGTGGGTCTGTCTCTTTCTTATGCACTTCACTTGACAACAGCCCAAACATTTTGGAGTAGATGGTTTGCCGACATGTCAAATTATATTATCTCTGTTGAAAGAATCAAGCAATTCATTCACATACCGGTTGAGCCTCCTGCCATTCTGGATCATAACCGGCCACCATCTTCGTGGCCTTCCAAAGGCAGGATTGATCTTCAAGACTTGGAG ATTAGGTATCGTCCTAACGCTCCATTAGTCCTCAAGGGAATTACTTGTGCATTTAAAGAAGGGAGTAGGGTAGGAGTTGTTGGAAGGACTGGAAGTGGAAAAAGTACACTTATAAGTGCTTTGTTTCGCTTAGTTGAACCTTCAAGAGGTGATATTCTCATTGATGGGATAAACATATGCTCAATAGGGTTGAAGGATTTGAGAACGAGGCTAAGCATAATCCCTCAAGAACCAACTCTTTTCAAGGGCAGCATTAGGACAAACCTGGATCCTCTAGGCCTGTACTCAGATGATGAAATATGGAAG GCTGTGGAGAAATGTCAGCTTAAGGAAACAATCAGCAAGCTACCAAATCTCTTGGACTCTTCGG TGAGTGATGAAGGTGGAAACTGGAGCTTAGGACAAAGGCAATTGTTTTGTCTTGGAAGAGTTTTACTTAAGAGAAATAGAATTCTAGTTCTGGATGAAGCTACTGCATCCATTGACTCAGCTACAGATGCCATTCTACAAAGAGTAATTAGACAAGAATTTGCAGAATGCACAGTTATAACAGTTGCTCATAGAGTTCCAACAGTAATAGACAGTGACATGGTCATGGTCCTCTCTTATGGGAAAGTGGTGGAATATGATGAGCCTTCAAAGCTAATGGACACCAACTCTTCATTCTCTTGGCTAGTAGCTGAATATTGGTCCAGTTGCAGGAAGAATTCATTCCCAAATATTAGCAGACAACATAATGAGTAA
- the LOC127076413 gene encoding ABC transporter C family member 8 isoform X2 has product MKMRSALMVAVYQKQLKLSSSARTRHSAGEIVNYIAVDAYRMGEFPWWFHIAWTSALQLVLSVVILFVVVGVGALPGLVPLLICGLLNVPFARSLQSCQSQFMIAQDERLRSTSEILNSMKIIKLQSWEEKFKNLIESLRDKEFKWLSKVQILKASSTFLYWMSPTVISAVVFLGCAVTKSAPLNAETIFTVISTLRNMGEPVKMIPQALSVIIQVKVSFDRLNNFLLDEELNKDDGERNFKQCSVNNAVEIHDGNFIWDRESVSPTLMDVNLEIKWGQKIAVCGPVGAGKSSLLYAILREIPKISGTVNVGGTLAYVSQSAWIQSGTVRDNILFGKPMDKTRYEKAIKACALDKDINDFSHGDLTEIGQRGINMSGGQKQRIQLARAVYNDADIYLLDDPFSAVDAHTAAILFNDCVMTALREKTVILVTHQVEFLSEVDAILVMEGGKVIQSDTYENLLIAGTTFKLLVSAHNDTITELNQVNGIKRGSENEVLYNQSEGEISSIKGPIGAQLTEEEEKVIGNVGWKPFWDYINYSKGKFMMCLIILGQSVFLALQTASTFWLAIAIEIPKVTNDVLIGVYALISLSSVVFVYVRSYITALLGLKASTTFFSSFTAAIFNAPMLFFDSTPVGRILTRASSDLSILDFDLPYSITYVASMTIEILVIICIMVSVTWQILIVVVPAMVASIYIQLYYQATARELIRINGTTKAPVMNFAAETSLGVVTIRAFNMVDNFFQNYLTLVDTDASLFFHSNVAVEWAVLRIEALQNLTAITAALLLILLPQGYVSPGLVGLSLSYALHLTTAQTFWSRWFADMSNYIISVERIKQFIHIPVEPPAILDHNRPPSSWPSKGRIDLQDLEIRYRPNAPLVLKGITCAFKEGSRVGVVGRTGSGKSTLISALFRLVEPSRGDILIDGINICSIGLKDLRTRLSIIPQEPTLFKGSIRTNLDPLGLYSDDEIWKAVEKCQLKETISKLPNLLDSSVSDEGGNWSLGQRQLFCLGRVLLKRNRILVLDEATASIDSATDAILQRVIRQEFAECTVITVAHRVPTVIDSDMVMVLSYGKVVEYDEPSKLMDTNSSFSWLVAEYWSSCRKNSFPNISRQHNE; this is encoded by the exons ATGAAAATGAGATCAGCTCTCATGGTGGCAGTTTATCAAAAGCAGCTAAAACTTTCTAGCTCGGCGAGAACTAGACACTCCGCCGGCGAGATTGTGAACTATATTGCAGTTGATGCTTATAGAATGGGAGAATTTCCATGGTGGTTTCATATAGCATGGACTTCTGCATTGCAGCTTGTTCTTTCCGTTGTTATTctttttgttgttgttggtgttgGTGCTCTTCCTGGTTTAGTACCTCTTCTTATATGTGGACTTCTCAATGTACCATTTGCAAGGAGCCTGCAAAGTTGTCAGTCACAGTTTATGATTGCACAGGACGAACGTCTAAGATCGACTTCGGAGATTCTAAATAGTATGAAGATCATTAAGTTACAATCATGGGAAGAAAAATTCAAGAACTTAATCGAGTCGCTACGCGATAAAGAGTTCAAATGGTTGTCTAAGGTGCAGATTTTGAAAGCCTCTAGTACATTTCTCTATTGGATGTCTCCTACAGTTATTTCTGCTGTTGTGTTCCTTGGATGTGCTGTTACCAAGAGTGCACCATTGAATGCTGAAACTATTTTCACTGTTATTTCAACATTGAGGAACATGGGAGAGCCTGTTAAAATGATTCCACAGGCTCTATCCGTTATAATTCAAGTTAAGGTTTCGTTTGATCGTCTTAATAACTTTTTGCTTGATGAAGAGCTAAACAAAGATGATGGTGAAAGAAACTTTAAGCAATGTTCGGTTAACAATGCTGTGGAAATTCACGATGGCAACTTCATTTGGGATCGTGAATCTGTATCTCCAACTTTAATGGATGTGAATTTAGAAATCAAATGGGGACAAAAAATAGCAGTTTGTGGACCAGTTGGTGCTGGAAAATCATCACTTTTGTATGCAATACTTAGAGAGATTCCCAAGATTTCAGGAACT GTTAATGTAGGTGGCACTCTTGCTTATGTTTCCCAATCTGCATGGATCCAGAGTGGAACAGTTCGCGATAATATACTCTTTGGCAAGCCAATGGACAAAACAAGATATGAGAAAGCAATCAAAGCATGTGCCTTAGATAAGGATATCAATGATTTTAGCCATGGCGATCTTACAGAAATTGGTCAGAGAGGGATTAACATGAGTGGAGGACAAAAGCAAAGGATTCAACTAGCTAGAGCAGTCTACAATGATGCTGATATCTATCTTCTCGACGATCCTTTCAGTGCAGTTGATGCACATACAGCTGCAATACTATTCAAT GACTGTGTCATGACTGCTTTAAGGGAGAAAACAGTCATTCTAGTTACTCATCAAGTGGAGTTTCTATCCGAAGTTGATGCTATCTTG GTAATGGAGGGTGGAAAAGTTATTCAATCAGACACGTATGAGAATCTCCTGATAGCTGGAACAACCTTTAAGCTACTAGTGAGTGCTCATAATGACACAATTACTGAGTTGAATCAAGTTAATGGAATTAAAAGAGGTTCTGAAAATGAGGTTTTGTATAATCAAAGTGAGGGAGAGATTTCTAGTATCAAGGGTCCGATTGGTGCACAGCTTACAGAAGAGGAAGAAAAAGTGATTGGTAATGTTGGATGGAAGCCATTCTGGGATTATATTAATTATTCCAAAGGGAAATTCATGATGTGTTTGATCATATTAGGACAATCTGTTTTCTTGGCTTTGCAAACTGCATCAACCTTTTGGCTTGCTATAGCCATTGAAATTCCAAAAGTAACAAATGACGTATTGATTGGAGTTTATGCACTAATTTCTCTTTCTAGTGTTGTTTTTGTCTATGTAAGGTCTTACATCACTGCACTTCTTGGATTAAAAGCTTCTACTACTTTCTTCTCAAGCTTCACCGCAGCTATCTTCAATGCTCCAATGTTGTTCTTTGATTCAACTCCTGTAGGAAGGATTTTAACTAGA GCTTCATCCGATTTGAGTATTTTGGACTTTGATTTACCTTATTCCATCACCTATGTAGCATCTATGAcaattgaaattttggtgatAATTTGTATAATGGTTTCAGTCACATGGCAAATTCTCATTGTTGTTGTTCCTGCAATGGTTGCATCAATATACATTCAG CTATATTATCAAGCTACTGCTAGGGAACTAATACGGATCAACGGAACAACCAAAGCTCCAGTCATGAATTTTGCAGCCGAGACATCACTTGGAGTGGTTACTATAAGAGCATTCAACATGGTGGACAATTTTTTCCAAAACTACTTAACACTTGTGGACACAGATGCTTCATTGTTCTTTCATTCGAATGTGGCAGTGGAATGGGCAGTTTTAAGGATTGAAGCACTTCAAAATTTGACTGCCATCACTGCAGCTTTGTTACTTATTCTACTTCCTCAGGGATATGTATCTCCAG GCCTTGTGGGTCTGTCTCTTTCTTATGCACTTCACTTGACAACAGCCCAAACATTTTGGAGTAGATGGTTTGCCGACATGTCAAATTATATTATCTCTGTTGAAAGAATCAAGCAATTCATTCACATACCGGTTGAGCCTCCTGCCATTCTGGATCATAACCGGCCACCATCTTCGTGGCCTTCCAAAGGCAGGATTGATCTTCAAGACTTGGAG ATTAGGTATCGTCCTAACGCTCCATTAGTCCTCAAGGGAATTACTTGTGCATTTAAAGAAGGGAGTAGGGTAGGAGTTGTTGGAAGGACTGGAAGTGGAAAAAGTACACTTATAAGTGCTTTGTTTCGCTTAGTTGAACCTTCAAGAGGTGATATTCTCATTGATGGGATAAACATATGCTCAATAGGGTTGAAGGATTTGAGAACGAGGCTAAGCATAATCCCTCAAGAACCAACTCTTTTCAAGGGCAGCATTAGGACAAACCTGGATCCTCTAGGCCTGTACTCAGATGATGAAATATGGAAG GCTGTGGAGAAATGTCAGCTTAAGGAAACAATCAGCAAGCTACCAAATCTCTTGGACTCTTCGG TGAGTGATGAAGGTGGAAACTGGAGCTTAGGACAAAGGCAATTGTTTTGTCTTGGAAGAGTTTTACTTAAGAGAAATAGAATTCTAGTTCTGGATGAAGCTACTGCATCCATTGACTCAGCTACAGATGCCATTCTACAAAGAGTAATTAGACAAGAATTTGCAGAATGCACAGTTATAACAGTTGCTCATAGAGTTCCAACAGTAATAGACAGTGACATGGTCATGGTCCTCTCTTATGGGAAAGTGGTGGAATATGATGAGCCTTCAAAGCTAATGGACACCAACTCTTCATTCTCTTGGCTAGTAGCTGAATATTGGTCCAGTTGCAGGAAGAATTCATTCCCAAATATTAGCAGACAACATAATGAGTAA